In Variovorax paradoxus, a single genomic region encodes these proteins:
- a CDS encoding YicC/YloC family endoribonuclease, translating into MPVYSMTGYASGQNGSAGSHSEAESRPSAAGRLGVEIRSVNSRFLDLTFKLPEELRQHETALRELLTGKLKRGKVEVRAAIENTAQAGVVEPSVKLLQRLNGVQDSIKAWLPGARELSVADVLRLAGGDSAARGDWGPDLLEVTGKALDGLMSARQREGARLAKMLEAHLAQLRTLVQQAGPLVPQLVEQQRTRFLERWKEAMGLTESTGGTLPEAAQDRALTEATAFAIRIDVAEELTRLNSHLDEIERLLKKGGEIGKRLDFLIQELHREANTLGSKSAALELTRIGVDMKVLIEQMREQVQNIE; encoded by the coding sequence ATGCCAGTTTACAGCATGACCGGCTACGCCAGCGGCCAAAATGGGTCCGCAGGCAGCCACTCCGAAGCCGAATCACGGCCCTCCGCGGCGGGCCGGCTCGGGGTCGAAATCCGCTCGGTCAACAGCCGCTTCCTCGATCTCACCTTCAAGTTGCCGGAGGAATTGCGCCAGCATGAAACCGCGCTGCGCGAGCTGCTCACGGGCAAGCTCAAGCGTGGCAAGGTCGAGGTGCGCGCGGCCATCGAGAACACCGCCCAGGCGGGCGTCGTCGAGCCCTCCGTCAAGCTGCTCCAGCGGCTCAACGGGGTGCAGGACAGCATCAAGGCCTGGCTGCCCGGCGCCCGTGAGCTGAGCGTGGCCGACGTGCTGCGCCTGGCCGGCGGCGACAGCGCCGCCCGCGGCGACTGGGGCCCCGACCTGCTCGAGGTGACCGGCAAGGCGCTCGACGGCCTGATGTCGGCCCGCCAGCGCGAAGGCGCCCGGCTGGCCAAGATGCTCGAGGCCCACCTGGCCCAGCTGCGCACCCTGGTGCAGCAGGCCGGGCCGCTGGTGCCGCAGCTGGTCGAACAGCAGCGCACCCGCTTCCTGGAGCGCTGGAAGGAGGCCATGGGCCTGACCGAAAGCACCGGCGGCACCCTCCCCGAGGCCGCCCAGGACCGCGCGCTGACCGAGGCCACCGCCTTCGCGATCCGCATCGACGTGGCCGAGGAGCTGACCCGCCTGAACTCGCACCTCGACGAGATCGAGCGCCTGCTCAAGAAGGGCGGCGAAATCGGCAAGCGCCTCGACTTCCTCATTCAGGAACTGCACCGCGAGGCCAACACCCTGGGCTCCAAGTCGGCAGCCCTGGAGCTCACGCGCATAGGCGTGGACATGAAGGTCCTGATCGAGCAGATGCGCGAGCAGGTCCAGAACATCGAATGA
- the rdgB gene encoding RdgB/HAM1 family non-canonical purine NTP pyrophosphatase translates to MKLVLASNNAGKLAELQQLFAELAVTLVPQSALGVGEAEEPFRTFVENALTKARHASAATGLPAIADDAGLCVDAFGGLPGVDTAYYATQFGYAKGDANNVKALLEQMSGVVNRRAALVSTLVALRSHDDPEPLIAVGRVVGEIAPQPVGENGFGFDPVMYLPSFGKTFAQLTPEIKNANSHRGRAAQAMLALMRERWLPA, encoded by the coding sequence ATGAAACTGGTTCTGGCTTCCAACAACGCAGGCAAGCTCGCCGAACTCCAGCAACTGTTCGCGGAACTGGCCGTCACCCTCGTGCCGCAATCGGCGCTGGGCGTGGGCGAGGCTGAAGAACCTTTCCGCACCTTCGTCGAGAACGCGCTGACTAAGGCGCGCCACGCCAGCGCCGCCACCGGCCTGCCGGCCATCGCCGACGACGCCGGCCTGTGCGTCGACGCCTTCGGCGGCCTGCCGGGCGTCGACACCGCCTACTACGCCACCCAGTTCGGCTACGCCAAGGGCGACGCCAACAACGTGAAGGCGCTGCTCGAGCAGATGAGCGGCGTCGTCAACCGGCGCGCCGCGCTCGTCAGCACGCTGGTCGCGCTGCGCAGCCACGACGACCCCGAGCCGCTCATTGCCGTGGGCCGCGTCGTCGGCGAAATTGCGCCCCAGCCCGTGGGCGAGAACGGCTTCGGCTTCGACCCCGTGATGTACCTGCCGAGCTTCGGCAAAACCTTCGCCCAACTGACGCCCGAGATCAAGAACGCCAACAGCCACCGCGGCCGCGCGGCGCAGGCCATGCTGGCCCTGATGCGCGAACGCTGGCTGCCTGCGTAA
- a CDS encoding ExbD/TolR family protein: MRKEKQGRRSGTPTDEPMMDINTTPLIDVMLVLLIMLIITIPIQLHAVNLNMPNGNPPPSDIKPEVLRVDIDERSTVLWNGEAVAELSEVERRFEQVAAQPVQPEVHLRPDKHARYDVVAGVMASAQRSGLTKLGIMGSEQFIP; encoded by the coding sequence ATGCGAAAAGAAAAGCAGGGGCGCCGCAGCGGCACCCCGACCGACGAGCCCATGATGGACATCAACACCACGCCGCTGATCGACGTGATGCTGGTGCTGCTGATCATGCTGATCATCACCATCCCGATCCAGCTGCACGCGGTGAACCTGAACATGCCCAACGGCAACCCGCCGCCCAGCGACATCAAGCCCGAGGTGCTGCGCGTGGACATCGACGAGCGCAGCACCGTGCTGTGGAACGGCGAGGCCGTGGCCGAGCTGTCCGAAGTCGAGCGGCGCTTCGAGCAGGTCGCCGCGCAACCGGTGCAGCCCGAAGTGCACCTGCGCCCCGACAAGCATGCCCGCTATGACGTGGTGGCCGGCGTGATGGCTTCGGCGCAACGCTCGGGCCTGACCAAGCTGGGCATCATGGGCTCGGAGCAGTTCATCCCATGA
- a CDS encoding TolC family protein, translated as MKFDGAQVEFAAQVEDNLAALRILEQQSQVQQRAAASAHEAVVLTTNQYEAGTAAYTAVVTAQVTALTDEQSLLTTQGSRFAASVALVAALGGGWDGAMGSPAKDAH; from the coding sequence TTGAAATTCGACGGTGCTCAGGTCGAGTTCGCAGCCCAGGTGGAAGACAACCTGGCGGCGCTGCGCATCCTGGAACAACAGTCGCAGGTGCAGCAGCGCGCGGCGGCATCGGCACACGAAGCGGTGGTGCTGACGACCAATCAGTACGAGGCGGGGACTGCTGCGTATACGGCCGTGGTTACGGCGCAGGTTACTGCGCTGACGGATGAGCAGAGTCTGTTGACTACTCAGGGGAGCAGGTTTGCGGCGAGCGTGGCGCTGGTGGCTGCGTTGGGTGGGGGGTGGGATGGGGCGATGGGCAGTCCGGCGAAGGATGCGCACTGA
- the gmk gene encoding guanylate kinase, protein MDYPGNIFVVAAPSGAGKSSLVKALMELDSAVQPSVSHTTRSPRGQEKHGREYFFASPTEFDALIAADGFVEWAHVHGHRYGTSKKAIEERIAQGADVILEIDFQGALQIRKTFANAVMIFILPPSWEELRSRLERRGEDSASVIELRLKNAAEEMARAGEFDFVIINELFERALFDLKAIVHAQRLRYSAQRRARADTFAALNIP, encoded by the coding sequence ATGGATTACCCCGGCAATATCTTCGTGGTGGCGGCGCCCAGCGGCGCCGGCAAATCGAGCCTGGTCAAGGCACTCATGGAACTCGATTCGGCCGTCCAGCCATCGGTTTCCCACACGACTCGCTCGCCGCGCGGGCAGGAAAAACACGGCCGCGAGTACTTTTTTGCCTCGCCGACCGAGTTCGACGCGCTGATCGCGGCCGACGGCTTCGTGGAATGGGCGCATGTGCACGGACACCGCTACGGCACGTCCAAGAAGGCCATCGAGGAGCGGATCGCCCAGGGGGCCGACGTGATCCTCGAAATCGACTTCCAGGGCGCCCTGCAGATCCGCAAGACCTTCGCCAACGCGGTCATGATCTTCATCCTGCCGCCGAGCTGGGAAGAACTGCGCTCCCGGCTCGAACGGCGCGGCGAAGACAGCGCCTCGGTGATCGAGCTGCGCCTGAAGAACGCCGCCGAAGAGATGGCCCGGGCGGGGGAATTCGACTTCGTTATAATCAACGAGTTATTTGAGCGCGCGCTTTTCGATCTCAAGGCGATCGTCCACGCTCAGCGGCTCCGGTATTCCGCACAGCGCCGTGCGCGTGCCGACACATTCGCCGCACTGAACATCCCCTGA
- the hemW gene encoding radical SAM family heme chaperone HemW: MATVFPIQPAQPTGAPQANDVLHWMRPGPLQLSALPPLSLYIHLPWCLRKCPYCDFNSHEWRAASEADIDGIPEQAYIDALVADLDAALPLIWGRTVHTIFIGGGTPSLFSPQAIDRLLGDVRARLKLAPDCEITLEANPGTFERNRFRAYRAAGVTRLSVGVQSFNDEHLKALGRVHDRAQAIAAVEEAASAFDTFNLDLMYALPGQTLEGLDADLSQALSLAPPHLSVYHLTIEPNTWFAKFPPTLPEDDIAYEMLDRITERTSAAGMTRYEVSAYAREGHACGHNRNYWEFGDYLGIGAGAHSKLSFAHRIVRQVRYREPRLYMENARAGAAVSQSDEVALADLPFEFMLNALRLKAGFTLPQFSERTGLAMTAIQRGLEEAERKGLLARDLFRVWPTERGLDFLSDLQAMFLPDGE, encoded by the coding sequence ATGGCCACCGTCTTCCCTATCCAGCCGGCGCAGCCCACCGGCGCGCCGCAGGCCAACGACGTGCTGCACTGGATGCGGCCCGGCCCGCTGCAGCTCAGCGCGCTGCCGCCGCTGTCGCTCTACATCCACCTGCCGTGGTGCCTGCGCAAGTGCCCGTATTGCGACTTCAATTCGCACGAATGGCGCGCCGCCAGCGAGGCCGACATCGACGGCATTCCCGAGCAGGCGTACATCGACGCGCTCGTGGCTGACCTCGACGCGGCGCTGCCCCTCATCTGGGGGCGTACCGTGCACACCATCTTCATCGGCGGCGGCACGCCGAGCCTGTTCTCGCCGCAAGCCATCGACCGCCTGCTGGGCGATGTGCGCGCGCGCCTGAAGCTCGCGCCCGACTGCGAGATCACGCTGGAAGCCAACCCCGGCACCTTCGAACGCAACCGCTTCCGCGCGTACCGCGCAGCGGGCGTCACGCGCCTGTCGGTGGGCGTGCAGAGCTTCAACGACGAGCACCTGAAGGCCCTGGGCCGCGTGCACGACCGCGCACAGGCCATTGCGGCAGTCGAAGAGGCCGCGAGCGCCTTCGACACCTTCAACCTCGACCTGATGTACGCCCTGCCGGGCCAGACGCTCGAGGGCCTGGACGCCGACCTTTCGCAAGCCCTGTCGCTCGCGCCGCCGCACCTGTCGGTGTACCACCTGACCATCGAGCCCAACACCTGGTTCGCCAAGTTTCCGCCCACGCTGCCCGAGGACGACATCGCCTACGAGATGCTCGACCGCATCACCGAACGCACCAGCGCCGCCGGCATGACGCGCTATGAAGTGTCGGCCTATGCGCGCGAAGGCCATGCCTGCGGACACAACCGCAACTACTGGGAATTCGGCGACTACCTTGGCATAGGCGCTGGCGCGCACAGCAAGCTGAGCTTTGCGCACCGCATCGTGCGCCAGGTGCGCTACCGCGAGCCGCGGCTGTACATGGAGAACGCCCGCGCCGGTGCAGCCGTGTCGCAGAGCGACGAAGTGGCGCTGGCCGACCTGCCGTTCGAATTCATGCTCAATGCGCTGAGGCTGAAGGCCGGCTTCACGCTGCCCCAGTTCAGCGAGCGCACGGGGCTCGCGATGACCGCCATCCAGCGCGGCTTGGAAGAAGCCGAACGCAAGGGGCTCCTGGCGCGCGACCTGTTCCGGGTGTGGCCCACCGAACGCGGGCTGGACTTTCTGAGCGATCTGCAGGCGATGTTCCTGCCGGACGGGGAGTAG
- the rph gene encoding ribonuclease PH, translated as MTAFTRSGGRAADQLRPVRITRGFTIHAEGSVLIEFGQTRVLCTASVEEKVPPHKKGSGEGWVTAEYGMLPRATHTRSSREAAKGKQTGRTQEIQRLIGRSMRAVFDLAALGERTIHLDCDVLQADGGTRTAAITGAFVAAQDAVNKLIAAGTLAASPIKGHVAAISVGIVEGTPLLDLEYTEDSACDTDMNVVMTGAGHFVEVQGTAEGVAFTRDEMNSLLGLAEKGIGELVTLQKQALLAAN; from the coding sequence ATGACTGCTTTCACACGAAGCGGCGGCCGTGCCGCCGACCAGCTGCGCCCGGTGCGCATCACCCGCGGCTTCACGATCCACGCCGAAGGCTCGGTGCTGATCGAGTTCGGCCAGACCCGCGTGCTGTGCACCGCCTCGGTCGAAGAAAAAGTGCCGCCGCACAAGAAGGGCAGCGGCGAAGGTTGGGTCACGGCCGAATACGGCATGCTGCCGCGCGCCACCCACACCCGCAGCAGCCGCGAGGCCGCCAAGGGCAAGCAGACCGGCCGCACGCAGGAAATCCAGCGCCTCATCGGCCGCTCGATGCGCGCCGTGTTCGACCTGGCCGCCCTGGGCGAGCGCACCATCCACCTCGACTGCGACGTGCTGCAGGCCGACGGCGGCACCCGCACCGCGGCCATCACCGGCGCCTTCGTGGCCGCGCAGGACGCCGTCAACAAGCTCATCGCCGCCGGCACCCTGGCTGCGTCGCCCATCAAGGGCCACGTGGCCGCCATCTCGGTGGGCATCGTTGAAGGCACGCCGCTGCTCGACCTCGAATACACCGAAGACTCGGCCTGCGACACCGACATGAACGTCGTCATGACCGGCGCCGGCCACTTCGTCGAAGTGCAGGGCACCGCCGAAGGCGTGGCCTTCACCCGCGACGAAATGAACAGCCTGCTCGGCCTTGCCGAAAAAGGCATCGGCGAACTCGTGACCCTGCAGAAGCAGGCGCTGCTCGCCGCCAACTGA
- a CDS encoding winged helix-turn-helix domain-containing protein, whose product MLGILVRQPGRIFTRAQLIDAMYVDGRVVEDRTVDSHIKKLRRKIATVFPDREILFSVYGVGYRYEW is encoded by the coding sequence TTGCTCGGCATCCTGGTGCGGCAGCCCGGCCGCATCTTCACGCGCGCCCAGCTCATCGACGCGATGTATGTCGACGGCCGCGTGGTCGAGGACCGCACCGTCGACAGCCACATCAAGAAGCTGCGCCGCAAGATCGCCACGGTCTTTCCGGACCGCGAGATCCTGTTCTCGGTCTACGGCGTGGGCTACCGCTACGAGTGGTGA
- a CDS encoding energy transducer TonB has product MSRANDFDPKSRFGPVGIGVMVLFHVLVGYALISGLARKTIEMIKKPMDATIIAEVKVPPPPPPPPPPPKKIVRQETPKTPPPPRPAYVPPPAVTPPPSTAPAITAVQSTEPVAPPPAAPPAPPAPPAPPQAVSTDIAVACPRQVKPEMPRKALDEGISGVVKAEVRIKGGRVTEVRFLSGPKVYQSAVRSAVMRYECQTTGDAEVVATQEFVFKIE; this is encoded by the coding sequence ATGAGCCGCGCCAACGACTTCGACCCCAAGTCCCGCTTCGGCCCGGTGGGCATCGGCGTGATGGTGCTGTTCCATGTGCTGGTGGGCTACGCGCTTATCTCGGGCCTGGCGCGCAAGACCATCGAGATGATCAAGAAGCCGATGGACGCGACCATCATCGCCGAGGTGAAGGTGCCGCCACCGCCGCCTCCCCCGCCGCCGCCACCGAAGAAGATCGTCCGGCAGGAGACGCCGAAGACGCCGCCACCGCCGCGCCCGGCCTACGTGCCGCCGCCGGCGGTGACTCCGCCGCCGAGCACCGCGCCCGCCATCACCGCGGTGCAGAGCACCGAGCCGGTGGCGCCGCCACCCGCCGCGCCGCCGGCACCGCCCGCCCCGCCGGCACCGCCGCAGGCGGTGTCCACCGACATCGCGGTGGCATGCCCGAGGCAGGTGAAACCCGAGATGCCGCGCAAGGCGCTGGACGAAGGCATCAGCGGTGTCGTCAAGGCCGAGGTACGCATCAAGGGCGGCCGCGTGACGGAGGTGCGCTTTCTCTCCGGGCCCAAGGTCTATCAATCGGCGGTGCGCTCGGCGGTGATGCGCTACGAATGCCAGACCACGGGCGATGCGGAAGTCGTGGCAACGCAGGAGTTCGTCTTCAAGATCGAATGA
- a CDS encoding PP2C family protein-serine/threonine phosphatase: MKFSVFQVSRKGGRLKNEDRMGYCYTRESGLFVLADGMGGHPEGEVAAQLALQTIAALYQREARPIVKDVKAFLAESAMAAHQQIMRYASHKAMLDTPRTTVVAAVLQGTTATWMHCGDSRLYVVRDGRLLTRTRDHSHAERPKPHGADTPVNRNLLLTCLGSPTTPLFDVSSPLQLQRGDRIMLCSDGVWGVLDDALIVHTLSSGKPVSDAAPDLAEMALRKGGAHSDNVTLIALEWEMPDSAGDDRSGVSTETIEDGVFASTIQAGMPSDNEIDDLDEDAIERSIAEINEAIRRSAARKT; this comes from the coding sequence ATGAAATTTTCCGTCTTCCAGGTCAGCCGCAAGGGCGGCCGTCTCAAGAACGAAGACCGCATGGGCTATTGCTACACGCGGGAATCGGGCCTGTTCGTGCTGGCCGACGGCATGGGCGGCCATCCGGAAGGCGAAGTCGCGGCGCAGCTGGCCCTGCAGACCATCGCCGCGCTCTACCAGCGCGAAGCCCGCCCGATCGTGAAGGACGTGAAGGCCTTCCTGGCCGAATCGGCCATGGCCGCGCACCAGCAGATCATGCGCTACGCCAGCCACAAGGCCATGCTCGACACGCCGCGCACCACCGTGGTCGCGGCCGTGCTCCAGGGCACCACCGCCACCTGGATGCACTGCGGCGACTCGCGCCTGTACGTGGTGCGCGACGGCCGCCTGCTGACCCGCACGCGCGATCACTCCCACGCCGAGCGCCCCAAGCCGCACGGCGCCGACACACCCGTCAACCGCAACCTGCTGCTGACCTGCCTGGGCTCGCCGACCACGCCGCTGTTCGACGTGTCGAGCCCGCTGCAGCTGCAGCGCGGCGACCGCATCATGCTGTGCTCCGACGGCGTGTGGGGCGTGCTCGACGACGCGCTCATCGTGCACACGCTGTCCTCCGGCAAGCCCGTGTCCGACGCCGCCCCCGACCTCGCCGAAATGGCGCTGCGCAAGGGCGGCGCCCACAGCGACAACGTCACCCTCATCGCCCTCGAATGGGAAATGCCCGACAGCGCGGGCGACGACCGCAGCGGCGTGTCCACCGAAACCATCGAGGACGGCGTGTTCGCCTCCACCATCCAGGCCGGCATGCCGTCGGACAACGAGATCGACGACCTCGACGAAGACGCCATCGAGCGCTCCATCGCCGAGATCAACGAAGCCATTCGCCGCTCGGCCGCCCGCAAGACCTGA
- a CDS encoding serine/threonine protein kinase yields the protein MSKVKPSPLLPDTVIGGYRVVRRLSAGGFGVVYLAIDPAGQQVAIKEYLPSSLATRGPDELAPQVPPEKLSLYRLGLKSFFEEGRSLAQISHASVVSVLNFFRENETVYMVMNYLEGATLQDFVVTARDLKKQKVFRESTIRSLFDEILRGLRIVHQYKMLHLDIKPANIFVTDDDRAVLIDFGAAREVLSKEGIFIRPMYTPGFAAPEMYRRDSSMGPWTDIYAIGACIYACMQGYPPNDAPRRIEKDRLSLSLSRLRGVYSDNLIEVVEWCMSLDPLSRPQSVFALQKELSREGERRYTKLTVGEKVRLSIDNIRSFDKKSLPKAAAPTTRPA from the coding sequence ATGTCAAAGGTCAAGCCTTCGCCCCTGCTGCCCGATACGGTCATTGGCGGATACCGCGTTGTACGCCGGCTTTCCGCGGGTGGTTTCGGTGTCGTCTATCTCGCCATCGACCCCGCCGGACAGCAGGTCGCCATCAAGGAATACCTGCCGTCGTCGCTCGCCACCCGGGGCCCCGACGAGCTGGCGCCCCAGGTGCCGCCCGAGAAGCTGTCCCTCTACCGGCTGGGGCTCAAGAGCTTTTTCGAGGAAGGCCGCTCGCTTGCGCAGATCTCGCATGCGTCGGTGGTCAGCGTGCTCAATTTCTTCCGCGAGAACGAGACTGTCTACATGGTCATGAACTACCTGGAGGGCGCGACCCTTCAGGATTTCGTGGTCACGGCGCGCGACCTGAAGAAGCAGAAGGTCTTTCGCGAATCCACCATCCGGTCGCTGTTCGACGAAATCCTGCGCGGGCTGCGCATCGTCCACCAGTACAAGATGTTGCATCTGGACATCAAGCCGGCCAACATTTTCGTGACCGACGACGACCGTGCCGTGCTCATCGACTTCGGCGCCGCGCGCGAAGTGCTCAGCAAGGAAGGCATCTTCATCCGCCCCATGTACACCCCCGGCTTCGCGGCCCCCGAGATGTACCGGCGCGACTCGTCCATGGGCCCCTGGACCGACATCTACGCCATCGGCGCCTGCATCTACGCCTGCATGCAGGGCTATCCGCCCAACGACGCCCCCCGGCGCATCGAGAAAGACCGCCTCAGCCTGTCGCTGTCGCGCCTGCGCGGGGTGTATTCGGACAACCTGATCGAGGTGGTCGAGTGGTGCATGTCGCTCGATCCGCTGTCGCGCCCGCAATCGGTCTTCGCGCTGCAGAAGGAACTCAGCCGCGAGGGCGAGCGCCGCTACACCAAGCTCACCGTGGGCGAAAAGGTGCGGCTGTCCATCGACAACATCCGCTCCTTCGACAAGAAGAGCCTGCCCAAGGCCGCCGCGCCCACCACGCGCCCCGCATGA
- a CDS encoding DUF6985 domain-containing protein: protein MNAQSKLSTGRTELQHPVLGQLKCVYAYEVAPMWYAQYGIRLRPLPVAQTWELAKKLPLFGQPDALTVRVSSADWTKVLAGTHTEGDLSEGQVDAYEAFVRGLVSIEAQVAQGVFDHYHQCLEWTDYGHDDFKPVASPEPLLRQCHQWELQIGVQRGDSSSRFELLCRCPWDEEHGFCAEFRGGKLVALD, encoded by the coding sequence ATGAATGCGCAGTCCAAGCTCTCCACAGGCCGCACCGAGCTGCAGCATCCGGTGCTCGGCCAGCTCAAGTGCGTGTACGCCTATGAAGTCGCGCCGATGTGGTACGCCCAGTACGGAATCCGGCTGAGGCCGCTTCCCGTCGCGCAAACCTGGGAGCTGGCGAAGAAGCTGCCTCTCTTCGGCCAGCCCGACGCCCTCACCGTCAGGGTTTCCTCGGCCGACTGGACCAAGGTTCTGGCTGGCACGCATACGGAAGGCGACCTTTCAGAAGGCCAGGTGGATGCATACGAAGCCTTCGTGCGAGGCCTGGTTTCGATCGAAGCGCAGGTAGCGCAAGGCGTCTTCGACCACTACCACCAGTGCCTCGAATGGACCGACTACGGGCATGACGACTTCAAGCCGGTCGCAAGTCCCGAACCGCTGCTGCGTCAATGCCATCAATGGGAACTGCAGATCGGGGTACAGCGAGGCGACAGCTCATCGCGCTTCGAGTTGCTGTGCAGATGCCCCTGGGACGAGGAGCATGGGTTCTGTGCGGAGTTCAGGGGTGGGAAGTTGGTGGCGCTGGATTGA
- the rpoZ gene encoding DNA-directed RNA polymerase subunit omega: MARITVEDCLTQIPNRFQLVLAATYRARMLSQGHAPKIESKNKPAVTALREIAEGKIGIEMLKKVPG, from the coding sequence ATGGCCCGCATCACCGTCGAAGATTGTCTGACCCAGATCCCGAACCGCTTCCAGCTCGTGCTGGCCGCAACGTACCGCGCGCGCATGCTGAGCCAGGGCCACGCCCCCAAGATCGAGAGCAAGAACAAGCCCGCCGTCACTGCCCTGCGCGAAATCGCCGAAGGCAAGATCGGCATCGAAATGCTCAAGAAGGTGCCGGGCTGA